In Thermomonas paludicola, the following are encoded in one genomic region:
- a CDS encoding CHASE2 domain-containing protein, with product MTRQRLKVLQARIDAAMATLAVWFMDLWTVVERGYRRPLTWLALRLKFAFFPLLACVALAGLAWDWSHDRNLDSAEDSIFDTIIQWRPLEPRPSGHTVVVEIDDCSIEWTRAQGIGGWPWPRQVHADLLDALDRAGVRAVGMDVMFLDPHKGDADGDAMLDAIAAGGAGRFVFASSRQNPAFDAASSLHAAQVPGAFALAPGARPPGPTVAVYLPFGAAMAQHSALANVSRGEDGVLRDVPLREEVGDWGLPTLPARLAMQLKGVKAASLPARIRVNWRRNSQLPYVSAADLLAGKPVCEPPGSRLPVLRGAVALVGYTAAGISDSKPTPVAAAMPGVEVWAEATDALLHDGAIWMPPASLKYLLAALLVMLTAYAFWRGEPHEDVDGVFVATNAVLLGGAVLGLTFFGVFLDIFACVGFVSLCFGLCRMYAGVQRGRAIGNNDYREEYSPHRHPWLAMARLRYVRHDGLPSFESVRGKREYRRLLRRQLYAGGEAVMIEGIVERKSWLHEILDDLMVLIWAGRERAKVLGTSKRELDRLYHDLNRGDLPLDAHGRVMVCISVAQIDDHDDSTSRGERMRLRELLGQDLNASEEFRLSADNRYILDPSHTLDFGDAPEKDIP from the coding sequence ATGACGCGCCAGCGATTGAAGGTATTGCAGGCTCGCATCGATGCCGCCATGGCCACGCTGGCGGTCTGGTTCATGGATCTGTGGACCGTGGTCGAACGCGGCTACCGGCGGCCGTTGACCTGGCTGGCGCTGCGCCTGAAATTCGCCTTCTTCCCCCTGCTGGCCTGCGTCGCACTGGCCGGGCTGGCCTGGGACTGGAGCCACGACCGCAATCTTGATTCTGCCGAAGACAGCATCTTCGACACGATCATCCAGTGGCGCCCGCTGGAGCCCAGGCCCTCCGGCCACACCGTGGTGGTGGAGATCGACGACTGCTCGATCGAATGGACGCGCGCGCAGGGGATCGGCGGCTGGCCGTGGCCGCGACAGGTACACGCGGACCTGCTGGACGCGCTCGACCGCGCCGGCGTGCGCGCGGTCGGCATGGACGTGATGTTCCTGGATCCCCACAAGGGCGATGCCGACGGCGATGCCATGCTGGATGCCATCGCTGCCGGCGGGGCGGGGCGTTTCGTGTTCGCCAGTTCGCGGCAGAACCCGGCCTTCGACGCCGCATCATCGCTGCATGCCGCGCAAGTGCCGGGCGCGTTTGCGCTGGCCCCGGGCGCCCGTCCACCGGGGCCAACGGTTGCCGTGTACCTGCCGTTCGGCGCAGCCATGGCGCAACACTCCGCGCTGGCCAACGTCAGCCGTGGCGAGGACGGCGTGCTGCGCGACGTGCCCCTGCGCGAAGAGGTTGGCGACTGGGGGCTTCCCACCCTGCCCGCGCGGCTGGCCATGCAGCTGAAAGGAGTGAAGGCAGCGTCGCTGCCCGCGCGAATCCGGGTGAACTGGCGCCGCAACAGCCAGCTGCCCTACGTCAGCGCGGCCGACCTGCTGGCCGGCAAGCCCGTGTGTGAACCGCCAGGCAGCCGGCTTCCCGTGCTGCGCGGCGCAGTGGCGCTGGTCGGCTACACCGCCGCCGGCATCAGCGACAGCAAGCCAACCCCGGTTGCCGCCGCCATGCCCGGGGTGGAAGTCTGGGCCGAGGCCACCGATGCCCTGCTGCATGACGGCGCCATCTGGATGCCCCCTGCCTCGCTCAAATACCTGTTGGCCGCCTTGCTGGTCATGCTCACGGCCTACGCATTCTGGCGCGGCGAGCCGCATGAGGACGTGGACGGCGTGTTCGTCGCCACCAATGCCGTGCTGCTGGGCGGCGCGGTGCTGGGCCTGACCTTCTTCGGCGTGTTCCTGGACATCTTTGCCTGTGTCGGCTTCGTCAGCCTGTGCTTCGGGCTGTGCCGGATGTATGCCGGTGTGCAGCGCGGGCGGGCGATCGGCAACAACGACTATCGCGAGGAATACAGCCCGCACCGGCACCCGTGGCTGGCCATGGCGCGCCTGCGCTATGTCAGACATGACGGCCTGCCGTCGTTCGAATCGGTGCGCGGCAAGCGCGAATACCGGCGCCTGCTGCGCCGCCAGCTGTACGCCGGGGGCGAGGCAGTGATGATCGAGGGCATCGTCGAGCGCAAGAGCTGGCTGCACGAAATCCTCGACGATTTGATGGTGCTGATCTGGGCCGGGCGCGAGCGCGCCAAGGTGCTGGGCACCAGCAAGCGCGAACTGGATCGGCTGTACCACGACCTGAACCGTGGCGACCTGCCGCTGGACGCACATGGCCGGGTGATGGTGTGTATTTCCGTTGCCCAGATCGACGACCATGACGACAGCACCAGCCGCGGTGAACGGATGCGCCTGCGCGAGTTGCTGGGGCAGGATCTCAATGCATCGGAAGAGTTCCGGCTCAGCGCGGACAACCGCTATATCCTTGATCCATCGCATACGCTTGACTTCGGCGACGCTCCAGAAAAGGACATCCCATGA
- a CDS encoding DEAD/DEAH box helicase — protein MSFETLGLAPALLRALAENEYTIPTPIQAQAIPLVMDGRDVLGGAQTGTGKTAAFALPVLNRLSKTTPPAGPRKPRALVLVPTRELAVQVADSFKTYGRHLKLNVTTLFGGVGMQPQIDQLRRGVDVLVACPGRLIDHLDRGSVKLDAVEVLVLDEADRMLDMGFLPAIKRILNRLPKQRQSLLFSATFEPRIKALAMEFLNNPQEVQVAAQNTIAQTIEHRAHPVDGAKKRALLVEILSRRHSEQVLVFGKTKHGCNRLAEQLCEAGLPATAIHGNKSQAARQKALNEFKSGKARILVATDVAARGLDIHDLPLVINHDLPMVAEDYIHRIGRTGRNGASGEALSLVSQDEAHLLRQIQKLLGRDIVMETVAGYEPSRAIRTDVAPFNAPRGPRAAPRNNRRAHGKPQKPEARAHAHTGQKPVREGQRDGRRGAGQGGQGAGVQGGRRDVR, from the coding sequence ATGTCGTTTGAAACCCTGGGCCTTGCGCCTGCTCTGCTGCGCGCGCTTGCCGAGAATGAATACACCATCCCGACCCCCATCCAGGCCCAGGCGATTCCGCTGGTGATGGACGGGCGTGACGTGCTGGGTGGCGCCCAGACCGGTACCGGCAAGACCGCGGCGTTCGCGCTGCCGGTGTTGAACCGGCTGTCCAAGACCACGCCACCCGCCGGTCCGCGCAAGCCGCGTGCGCTGGTGCTGGTGCCAACCCGCGAGCTGGCGGTGCAGGTGGCCGACAGCTTCAAGACCTATGGTCGCCACCTGAAACTCAACGTGACCACGCTGTTTGGCGGCGTTGGCATGCAGCCGCAGATCGATCAGCTGCGCCGTGGCGTGGACGTGCTGGTGGCTTGCCCCGGGCGCCTGATCGACCACCTCGATCGTGGCAGCGTCAAGCTGGATGCGGTGGAGGTGCTGGTGCTGGACGAGGCCGACCGCATGCTCGACATGGGCTTCCTGCCGGCGATCAAGCGCATCCTCAACCGCCTGCCCAAGCAGCGCCAGTCGCTGTTGTTCTCGGCCACCTTCGAGCCGCGCATCAAGGCGCTGGCCATGGAGTTCCTGAACAATCCGCAGGAAGTCCAGGTGGCGGCGCAGAACACCATCGCGCAGACCATCGAACATCGCGCGCATCCGGTGGATGGCGCGAAGAAGCGTGCGCTGCTGGTCGAGATCCTCAGCCGCCGTCATTCCGAGCAGGTGCTGGTCTTCGGCAAGACCAAGCACGGTTGCAACCGCCTGGCCGAACAGCTGTGCGAAGCCGGCCTGCCGGCTACCGCGATTCACGGCAACAAGAGCCAGGCTGCGCGGCAGAAGGCGCTGAACGAGTTCAAGTCGGGCAAGGCGCGCATCCTGGTGGCCACCGACGTGGCCGCGCGCGGCCTCGACATCCACGACCTGCCGCTGGTGATCAACCATGATCTGCCGATGGTGGCCGAGGACTACATCCATCGCATCGGCCGTACCGGTCGCAATGGCGCCAGCGGCGAAGCGCTGTCGCTGGTGTCGCAGGACGAGGCGCACCTGCTGCGGCAGATCCAGAAGCTGCTGGGGCGCGACATCGTGATGGAGACCGTGGCCGGCTACGAGCCAAGCCGCGCCATCCGCACCGACGTGGCTCCCTTCAATGCCCCGCGCGGTCCGCGCGCCGCCCCGCGCAACAATCGCCGCGCGCATGGCAAGCCGCAGAAGCCCGAAGCCCGCGCGCATGCGCATACCGGTCAAAAGCCGGTGCGCGAAGGCCAGCGCGATGGTCGTCGTGGCGCTGGCCAGGGCGGCCAGGGCGCTGGCGTCCAGGGCGGTCGCCGCGACGTGCGCTGA
- a CDS encoding phosphoethanolamine transferase, translated as MLNFLRGPAASRQGIASRWWRPQLSTEALIVLVSAYFLLACNGPLWDAVRTGTSSLRVLLSLGVAVFALHSLLLGLLCWGRLARPLLALLLVVTALAHWYMTRYAVVFDAEMIRNVLHTDVAESRELITFGMLLHVLLLGVLPAVLVLLSRPLTRSRKRALLLRCGFLLAMLVLAGGAVGASSQGVFALMRSDKVLRYKITPGNYMVSLVNVLKPSKKGGSGPVQKVGTDARRPPEALTRKPRLLVLVVGETVRGDHWGLNGYARQTTPELATRGVLNFPDVSACGTSTEVSLPCMFSVSGREHYDRDAIRSHESLLDVAARAGVGVLWRDNQSGCKGTCARVQSETMGPDAAPGLCAAGRCFDEILLAGLQARIDAQPGDALIVLHMLGNHGPNYFERYPPAFARWTPVCATPELSRCAQQEIVNAYDNAILYSDTVLARLVDLLAGQQGRDAAMLYVSDHGESLGEYGLFLHGAPYAIAPRQQLHVPMVLWMSPGFVADDRIDMACMRDAVRKPASHDNLFSTVLGVFDVQTGVYRRDHDLLAGCRAR; from the coding sequence ATGCTGAACTTCTTGCGTGGCCCCGCAGCCAGCCGGCAGGGTATTGCGTCCCGCTGGTGGCGGCCACAGCTGTCCACCGAGGCGCTGATCGTGCTGGTCAGCGCGTATTTCCTGCTGGCCTGCAACGGCCCGCTATGGGATGCGGTTCGCACCGGCACCAGTTCCCTGCGGGTCCTGCTGTCACTGGGTGTGGCGGTGTTCGCGCTGCATTCCCTGTTGTTGGGGCTGCTGTGCTGGGGCCGGCTGGCGCGGCCACTGCTGGCCCTGTTGCTGGTGGTGACGGCGCTGGCGCACTGGTACATGACCCGCTACGCGGTGGTGTTCGATGCGGAAATGATCCGCAACGTGCTGCACACCGATGTTGCCGAGAGCCGCGAGCTGATCACCTTCGGAATGCTGCTGCATGTGCTGCTGCTGGGGGTGTTGCCGGCCGTGCTGGTGCTGCTGAGCCGGCCGCTGACACGCAGCCGGAAGCGCGCGTTGCTGCTGCGCTGCGGCTTCCTGCTGGCGATGCTGGTGTTGGCTGGCGGGGCGGTGGGGGCGTCCTCGCAGGGCGTGTTCGCGCTGATGCGCAGCGACAAGGTGCTGCGCTACAAGATCACCCCGGGCAATTACATGGTGTCGCTGGTGAACGTGCTCAAGCCGTCCAAAAAAGGCGGCAGCGGGCCGGTCCAGAAGGTGGGAACCGATGCCCGACGCCCACCCGAGGCGCTGACCCGCAAGCCGCGCCTGCTGGTGCTGGTCGTCGGCGAAACCGTGCGCGGCGACCACTGGGGGCTGAATGGCTATGCCCGCCAGACCACGCCGGAACTGGCCACGCGCGGCGTGCTCAATTTCCCCGATGTAAGTGCCTGCGGCACCAGCACCGAGGTGTCGCTGCCGTGCATGTTTTCCGTCTCCGGGCGCGAACACTACGATCGCGACGCCATCCGCAGCCACGAATCCCTGCTCGACGTGGCCGCGCGCGCCGGCGTTGGCGTTCTCTGGCGCGATAACCAGTCCGGTTGCAAGGGTACCTGCGCGCGCGTGCAGTCGGAAACGATGGGCCCCGACGCCGCGCCGGGCCTGTGCGCTGCCGGGCGCTGCTTCGACGAAATCCTGCTGGCCGGATTGCAGGCGCGGATCGACGCCCAGCCGGGCGATGCGCTGATCGTGCTGCACATGCTGGGCAACCATGGGCCGAATTACTTCGAGCGCTACCCACCTGCATTTGCCCGCTGGACACCGGTGTGCGCGACCCCTGAACTGAGCCGCTGCGCGCAGCAGGAAATCGTCAACGCCTACGACAACGCGATCCTGTATTCCGATACCGTGCTGGCGCGGCTGGTGGATTTGCTGGCCGGGCAGCAGGGGCGCGACGCCGCCATGCTGTACGTGTCCGACCACGGCGAATCGCTGGGCGAATACGGGCTGTTCCTGCACGGCGCACCGTACGCCATTGCGCCCCGGCAGCAGTTGCACGTGCCGATGGTGCTGTGGATGTCGCCGGGCTTCGTTGCCGATGACCGCATCGACATGGCCTGCATGCGCGATGCCGTGCGCAAGCCGGCCAGCCACGACAACCTGTTTTCCACCGTGCTGGGCGTGTTCGATGTCCAGACCGGCGTCTATCGGCGCGACCACGACCTGTTGGCGGGTTGCAGGGCGCGCTGA
- a CDS encoding M48 family metalloprotease, with amino-acid sequence MTQTTLRLILAALLIPACGLLGAAISSTPATVAKPTVSVHAKPDFASASVATLAQNASVSLTGQQGLWFKLALPGGKTGYVRVNEVRVAYGSTETGGIGKALFTGKAGKGRVSETASVRGIDESSLKAATFNPVQLQRMESYRATPAQAEQAAAKRHWVATQVPYPAEFQPGKDKSTGTQAEKRQRFAFARDLLARVNPSLASTAEPGEKLIGKSEQEINEEELQLGPLIAGRILGAAPLVADPVMQNRVNLVGRWLASRTSRPDLPWTFGVIDDSEINAFAAPGGYILVTRGLYQLLDGDAELAGVLGHEISHVVQRDHYEVVRKQELQGVGRNVLASRVKTGGGVAGSLARDYIEKNGAAIMLTQLDRNAEYRADHAAGIYLARAGGNPLAYYAVLQKMAALGSASPRLTSLYKTHPPLDKRLDALDKQDNAALAAYLDR; translated from the coding sequence ATGACGCAAACGACGTTGCGGCTCATCCTTGCCGCCCTGCTGATTCCCGCCTGCGGGCTGCTGGGCGCCGCCATCTCCAGCACGCCGGCGACGGTGGCCAAGCCGACGGTCAGCGTGCATGCCAAGCCCGATTTCGCATCCGCATCGGTCGCCACGCTTGCGCAGAACGCCAGCGTCAGCCTGACCGGACAGCAAGGGCTGTGGTTCAAGCTGGCGCTGCCCGGCGGCAAAACCGGCTATGTGCGGGTGAATGAAGTGCGGGTGGCCTACGGCAGCACGGAAACCGGCGGCATCGGCAAGGCCTTGTTCACCGGCAAGGCCGGCAAGGGCCGCGTCAGCGAGACCGCCAGCGTGCGCGGCATCGACGAAAGTTCGCTCAAGGCCGCCACCTTCAACCCGGTGCAGCTGCAACGGATGGAGTCGTACCGCGCCACGCCCGCGCAGGCTGAACAAGCCGCCGCCAAGCGCCACTGGGTTGCCACGCAGGTGCCATATCCGGCCGAGTTCCAGCCGGGCAAGGACAAGAGCACGGGCACGCAGGCGGAAAAACGCCAGCGCTTCGCCTTCGCGCGCGACCTTCTGGCGCGGGTCAACCCGTCACTTGCCAGCACGGCCGAGCCCGGCGAGAAACTGATCGGCAAATCCGAGCAGGAAATCAACGAGGAAGAGCTGCAGCTTGGCCCGCTGATTGCCGGCCGCATCCTGGGCGCCGCCCCGCTGGTGGCGGATCCGGTCATGCAGAATCGAGTCAATCTGGTGGGGCGCTGGCTGGCCTCGCGCACCAGCCGTCCCGACCTGCCGTGGACGTTCGGGGTCATCGACGACAGCGAGATCAATGCCTTCGCCGCACCCGGCGGCTACATCCTGGTGACCCGCGGCCTGTACCAGCTGCTGGACGGCGATGCCGAGTTGGCCGGCGTGCTGGGCCATGAAATCAGCCATGTGGTGCAGCGCGACCATTACGAGGTAGTGCGCAAACAGGAACTGCAGGGCGTGGGGCGCAACGTGCTGGCCAGCCGGGTCAAGACCGGCGGCGGCGTGGCCGGCAGCCTGGCGCGCGACTACATTGAAAAGAACGGCGCGGCGATCATGCTGACCCAGCTGGATCGCAACGCCGAATATCGCGCCGACCATGCGGCTGGCATCTACCTGGCGCGGGCTGGCGGCAACCCGCTGGCGTATTACGCCGTGCTGCAGAAGATGGCCGCGCTGGGTTCGGCTTCACCGCGGCTGACCTCCCTGTACAAGACGCATCCACCACTGGACAAGCGGCTGGACGCACTGGACAAGCAGGACAACGCGGCGCTTGCGGCCTACCTGGATCGTTGA
- a CDS encoding exodeoxyribonuclease VII small subunit, whose protein sequence is MARKSTPASVPSPVADFEHSMQALEDLVGKMEAGELSLEDSLAAYEHGVGLYRRCQSALEQAELRVRLLSDPARPGIARDFDAGDDD, encoded by the coding sequence ATGGCCCGCAAATCCACACCCGCATCCGTCCCCTCCCCCGTCGCCGATTTCGAACACTCGATGCAGGCGCTGGAAGACCTGGTCGGCAAGATGGAAGCCGGCGAGCTGTCCCTGGAAGACTCGCTGGCCGCCTACGAGCACGGCGTCGGCCTGTACCGGCGCTGCCAAAGCGCGCTGGAGCAGGCCGAACTGCGCGTGCGCCTGCTCAGCGACCCGGCCAGGCCCGGCATCGCCCGCGATTTCGACGCCGGCGACGATGACTGA
- a CDS encoding farnesyl diphosphate synthase: MTDATFARWTTRVEAALDKALPSPDDSPRRLHGAMRHGVLNGGKRMRPLLVYATGTALGVADAELDAAAAAVELMHCYSLVHDDLPAMDDDVLRRGQPTVHVAYDEATAILAGDALQSLAFEALAAAPQPAERRIGMLAELARAAGVAGMCGGQALDIDATGGTCGPDGWSHAKDHADPLLHLERLHALKTGALLRCAVRLGAIAGGADAASHAALDRYADALGLAFQIKDDLLDIEGDAATLGKTAGKDVAQHKATFPALLGADASRQRLAELSATMQAALQELRADSRALTALACRVVERTH; encoded by the coding sequence ATGACTGACGCCACGTTCGCGCGCTGGACGACGCGCGTGGAAGCCGCGCTGGACAAGGCTCTGCCCAGCCCCGATGACTCGCCGCGGCGCCTGCACGGCGCAATGCGCCACGGCGTATTGAACGGCGGCAAGCGCATGCGTCCGCTGCTGGTGTATGCCACCGGCACCGCCCTGGGCGTGGCCGACGCCGAACTGGATGCCGCCGCTGCCGCAGTCGAGCTGATGCATTGCTATTCGCTGGTCCACGATGACCTGCCGGCGATGGATGACGACGTCCTGCGTCGCGGCCAGCCGACGGTACACGTTGCCTACGACGAAGCCACTGCAATCCTGGCCGGCGATGCGCTGCAGTCCTTGGCGTTTGAAGCGCTGGCCGCCGCCCCGCAGCCGGCCGAGCGCCGCATCGGCATGCTGGCCGAGCTGGCCCGCGCTGCCGGCGTGGCCGGCATGTGCGGTGGACAGGCGCTGGATATCGACGCCACCGGCGGGACATGCGGTCCGGATGGCTGGTCGCATGCGAAAGACCACGCTGACCCTTTGCTTCATCTCGAACGCCTGCATGCGCTGAAAACCGGCGCCCTGCTGCGCTGCGCGGTGCGGTTGGGCGCGATTGCCGGCGGCGCGGATGCCGCCAGCCACGCTGCACTGGATCGCTACGCCGATGCACTGGGCCTGGCATTCCAGATCAAGGACGACCTGCTGGACATCGAAGGCGATGCCGCGACGCTCGGCAAGACTGCCGGCAAGGACGTCGCGCAACACAAGGCCACCTTCCCGGCGCTGCTGGGCGCGGATGCCAGCCGCCAGCGGCTGGCCGAATTGTCGGCAACGATGCAGGCTGCACTGCAGGAACTGCGCGCCGACTCGCGGGCGCTGACGGCGCTGGCTTGCAGGGTCGTGGAACGCACGCACTGA
- a CDS encoding MBL fold metallo-hydrolase RNA specificity domain-containing protein, translated as MQVNFHGAAGEVTGSMHLVEAAGKRILLDCGLIQGSPEAEARNFAAFPFDAASIDALVLSHGHIDHVGRVPRLVMAGFRGPIYTQRATADLLPIMLMDSASLQENEAERSNRKRRPGQPRAMPLYTRDDVREALTQLRPLEYDAHTQVFPGAEINFRDAGHILGSAIVELRAEGKTLVFSGDLGMKGTPILRDPVSVHHADLLLMESTYGNRNHRERSDTIQELGEILDAAWRDGGNVLIPAFAVGRTQELLYWFARQWNDWDMSRWRIFLDSPMASKVVQVYDRHHALFDAEARAVWHGTPNPFRLPNLRVTESAEESMSINRIHGGAIVIAGNGMASGGRILHHMRQCLPKRQTRIVFVGYQAEGTLGRRLVDGARWVRIHGHDVRVNAHRHTVGGLSAHADQQGLLDWYAGFSPSPPLVLVHGEDLAREALAGEISERHGVQATLARPGMLIEV; from the coding sequence ATGCAGGTGAATTTCCATGGGGCTGCCGGCGAAGTCACCGGTTCGATGCATCTGGTCGAAGCGGCCGGCAAACGCATACTTCTGGACTGCGGCCTGATCCAGGGCAGCCCGGAGGCCGAGGCGCGCAATTTCGCGGCATTTCCATTCGATGCCGCCAGCATCGATGCCTTGGTGCTCAGCCATGGCCACATCGACCACGTCGGCCGGGTTCCAAGGCTGGTCATGGCCGGCTTCCGCGGGCCGATTTACACCCAGCGCGCCACCGCCGATTTGCTGCCGATCATGCTGATGGATTCGGCGTCGCTGCAGGAAAACGAGGCCGAACGCAGCAACCGCAAGCGCCGGCCCGGGCAGCCCAGGGCGATGCCGTTGTACACCCGCGACGACGTGCGCGAAGCGCTCACCCAGTTGCGCCCGCTGGAGTACGACGCGCACACGCAGGTGTTTCCCGGCGCGGAGATCAACTTCCGCGATGCCGGCCATATCCTGGGGTCGGCGATCGTCGAGCTGCGCGCGGAAGGCAAGACGCTGGTGTTTTCCGGCGACCTCGGCATGAAGGGCACGCCCATCCTGCGCGATCCCGTGTCGGTTCACCACGCCGACCTGCTGCTGATGGAATCCACGTACGGCAACCGCAACCACCGCGAGCGCAGCGACACCATCCAGGAGCTGGGCGAGATCCTGGATGCGGCGTGGCGCGACGGCGGCAACGTGCTGATCCCCGCGTTCGCGGTGGGGCGCACGCAGGAGCTGCTGTACTGGTTCGCCCGGCAGTGGAACGACTGGGACATGTCGCGCTGGCGCATTTTCCTGGACAGTCCGATGGCCTCGAAGGTGGTCCAGGTGTATGACCGCCACCATGCGCTGTTCGATGCCGAGGCGCGCGCGGTCTGGCACGGCACGCCAAACCCGTTCCGGCTGCCCAATCTGCGGGTCACCGAATCCGCCGAGGAGTCGATGTCGATCAACCGCATCCACGGTGGTGCAATCGTCATTGCGGGCAATGGCATGGCAAGTGGCGGCCGCATCCTGCACCACATGCGCCAATGCCTGCCCAAGCGGCAGACCCGGATCGTGTTCGTGGGCTACCAGGCCGAAGGCACGCTGGGTCGGCGCCTGGTCGATGGCGCGCGCTGGGTGCGCATTCACGGCCATGACGTGCGGGTCAACGCGCACCGGCACACGGTGGGCGGCTTGTCCGCGCACGCCGACCAGCAGGGATTGCTGGACTGGTACGCCGGCTTTTCACCCTCGCCACCGCTGGTGCTGGTGCATGGCGAGGATCTGGCGCGGGAAGCGCTGGCGGGCGAGATCAGCGAACGCCACGGCGTGCAGGCCACGCTGGCGCGGCCCGGAATGCTGATCGAAGTCTGA
- the tilS gene encoding tRNA lysidine(34) synthetase TilS encodes MTSTSAPLQLPACLPGAAQTGHPVLVGFSGGLDSTVLLHLLATDAATRRAGLRAIHVHHGLQAGADAWALHCQRSCEALDVPLEVVRVAVNRSSGLGLEGAARNARYAAFSEALRDGDILALAHHRDDQAETFLLRALRGSGSDGLAAMQACRRFAHGWLWRPLLGIARDDLRAHALQHQLAWIEDPGNAATDADRTFLRNAVLPLLRQRWPHASTALARSAALCAQSTDLLQQGDDVALDSLQLDARTLRIEPLLALPAARRARVLRRWIERLGLPPLPGSSVARIERDLLAARSDAQPAIAWAGARMQRWRNLLHAGMPRAPLPADWSQCWDGSSALTLPTEDTLQLLGAGGFDAPLRVHARRGGERITLPGRAHSHALKHVLQDSGMPPWQRERLPLLSAADGQLLAAGATIVSARMAAWLEQHDARLRWLAVT; translated from the coding sequence ATGACCAGCACATCCGCCCCACTCCAGCTGCCCGCGTGCCTGCCGGGGGCGGCGCAAACCGGCCACCCGGTCCTGGTCGGCTTCAGCGGCGGCCTGGATTCCACGGTCCTGCTGCACCTGCTGGCGACGGACGCCGCCACGCGCCGCGCAGGGTTGCGCGCCATCCATGTCCACCATGGCCTGCAGGCGGGGGCTGATGCCTGGGCCCTCCACTGCCAGCGCAGCTGCGAGGCACTCGACGTTCCATTGGAAGTGGTGCGTGTCGCAGTGAATCGCAGCAGCGGGCTTGGCCTTGAAGGCGCCGCCCGCAACGCGCGCTACGCCGCCTTTTCCGAAGCGCTGCGCGACGGCGACATTCTCGCCCTTGCCCATCATCGGGACGACCAGGCCGAAACTTTCCTGCTGCGCGCCTTGCGCGGTTCCGGCAGCGACGGGTTGGCAGCGATGCAGGCCTGCCGACGCTTTGCCCATGGCTGGCTGTGGCGCCCACTGCTGGGCATCGCCCGCGACGATTTGCGTGCCCACGCGCTGCAGCATCAGCTGGCGTGGATCGAAGACCCCGGCAACGCCGCGACGGATGCCGACCGCACTTTCCTGCGCAATGCCGTACTGCCGCTGCTGCGCCAGCGCTGGCCACATGCCTCTACCGCACTCGCGCGGAGCGCGGCGCTGTGCGCGCAGTCCACCGATCTGTTGCAGCAAGGCGACGATGTTGCGCTGGACAGCCTGCAGCTGGATGCCCGCACGCTTCGCATCGAACCGCTACTGGCGCTGCCGGCCGCGCGGCGCGCGCGGGTGCTGCGCCGCTGGATCGAACGGCTTGGGCTGCCGCCGCTCCCGGGCAGCAGCGTGGCGCGCATCGAGCGCGACCTGCTGGCCGCGCGCAGCGATGCGCAGCCGGCCATTGCATGGGCCGGCGCACGCATGCAGCGTTGGCGCAACCTGCTGCATGCAGGCATGCCGCGTGCGCCGCTTCCCGCCGACTGGTCGCAGTGCTGGGATGGCAGCAGCGCGCTCACCCTGCCCACCGAAGACACCTTGCAACTGCTGGGCGCAGGCGGTTTCGACGCCCCGCTGCGCGTGCATGCGCGGCGCGGCGGCGAACGCATCACCCTGCCGGGGCGCGCGCATTCGCACGCGCTCAAGCATGTGCTGCAAGACAGCGGCATGCCACCGTGGCAGCGCGAACGTCTGCCGCTGCTGTCGGCGGCCGATGGCCAATTGCTGGCCGCCGGCGCAACGATCGTGTCGGCACGCATGGCGGCCTGGCTGGAGCAGCACGATGCCCGCCTGCGTTGGCTGGCGGTGACGTAA